The following coding sequences lie in one Nycticebus coucang isolate mNycCou1 chromosome 18, mNycCou1.pri, whole genome shotgun sequence genomic window:
- the LOC128570497 gene encoding keratin-associated protein 4-12-like isoform X4, with protein sequence MVSSCCGSICSDQGCGQETCCQPCCCQTTCCRPSCCPTTCCRPSCCVCYVSSCCRPQCCPSVCCQPSCCHPSCCVSSCCHPVCFQTTCCRPSCCVSSCCRPQCCQSLCCKPTCCRPSCCQTTCCRTTCCRPSCC encoded by the exons ATGGTCAGCTCCTGTTGTGGCTCCATCTGTTCTGACCAGGGCTGTGGCCAAGAGACCTGCTGTCAACCCTGCTGCTGCCAGACCACATGCTGCCGCCCCAGCTGCTGTCCGACCACCTGCTGCCGCCCCAgctgctgtgt CTGCTATGTGTCCAGCTGCTGCAGGCCCCAGTGCTGCCCATCTGTATGCTGCCAGCCCAGCTGCTGCCACCCCAGTTGCTGTGTGTCCAGCTGTTGCCATCCAGTCTGCTTTCAGACTACCTGCTGCCGCCCCAgctgctgtgtgtccagctgctgcAGGCCCCAGTGCTGCCAGTCCCTGTGCTGTAAGCCCACCTGCTGCCGCCCCAGCTGCTGCCAAACCACCTGCTGCAGGACCACCTGCTGCCGCCCCAGCTGCTGCTAG